Below is a window of Geomonas oryzisoli DNA.
GAATGTCGCGCCGGTGGTTTGTTCCGCCTCCCCGGCGCTAGGCGACCCTGAACCGTGCCACCAGTGTCTGCAGCTCGTCAGCCTGCCGGGCCAACTGTGCCGCCGCCATGGCGGTCTCCTCGGCGCCGCGCGCGGTGTGCTGCACCACGTCCGTGATCTGCTGGATGTTGGACGTGACCTCCGTGGTGGTAGCGGTCTGCTGCTCGGCGGCGGTGGCGATCTGGCTCACCTGCAGGGAAACCTCGCTGATGCACCTGAGGATTTCTTCCAGCGCCTGCCCGGAGCGTTGCGACGAAGCCGCACCCTTTTCGGCCTCCTGCACCCCCTCGTCCATGGCGCGCACCGCGTCGCGGGTCTCACCCTGGATCGCCTTGATCATCGCGCCGATTTCCTTGGTCGCCTTGCTGGTCCGCTCGGCCAGGGCCCGCACCTCGTCCGCCACCACCGCGAAGCCGCGTCCCTGCTCGCCGGCCCGGGCCGCCTCGATGGCCGCGTTCAAGGCCAGGAGGTTGGTCTGGTCCGCGATATCCTCGATGGTGCCGACTATGTCGCCGATCTCTTCGGAGCGCTGCCCCAGTGCCTCCACGGTCTTCGAGGTCCGGCGCACCCGGCCGGCGATCTCATCCATGCCGACGATGGTTTCCTGCACCACCTTGGCCCCCTGGTTGGCGGACTCGGTGGACTGACGGGAGGCCTCGGCGGCCAGGACGCAATTGCGGGCGATGTCGGCGCTTGTCGCGGCCATCTCCTCGCTGCCGGTGGCCACGGTACCGGTCTGGGAAGCGACTTCCTCGGCGCCGGTGGCGATCTGGGCGGAGGTGCCCTGCAACTGGGTCGAAGCCGAGGCGATGCTGCTGGAGATCTGCACGGTCTGGGAAACGAGCCCCCTCAGGCTCTGCACCATGTGCCCCATCGCCGCCTGGAGTTGGCCGGTCTCGTCCTTGGAATCGACCACTACATCGACGGTGAGGTCACCCTCGGCGAGGCGGTTGGCCACCTGCACGGCCTTGTCCAGGGGACGGGTGATCAGCCTCGTGATGACCACACCGAGCACCAGCGCAAGGATGAGCCCCAGTGCAAGCAGTGTTGCTATCATCTCCGCCGCCTGGGTGGCTGACTGTTCGTTTTTGTGCGCAGTCTGCTGGCCCTGGGTTTCCTTCAGCTGAATCAACTGGTCGAGCAATTTCTGCTGGCGAAGGGCGGCATCCTTGCCCACGCCGTGTAGGATCTCCTTAGCCTCGCTGCCCTTTCCCGCACGATCGAGCTCAAACATACGGTCCACGTACTTGAGGTAGTCGGCGCGCGCCACTGTGAACTCGTTGTAAAGTCTGCGCCCCTCCTCACTAGCTATGGTCTTCTCGTACTGAGCCGACAGCTCAGTTATTTTCTGCCGTAGCGCTACCGCGGTATCCACGTACTCCTTGCGCTTGGCCGTATCGGTCGTCTCCAGTGCGTCTCTCACATTGATCCTCACACGCTGGAAGGAGACGGCCATGCTCGCCAGCTCGCTCAGGGGGACGGTTACGGTCTCATAGGTTCTTTTGCCTTCCCTGTTGAGGTTGTTGGTGACCCTGATACCGATGTACCCGATTACCGCTGCTATAACGGCCACACAGGCAAAACCTACTGCCAGCTTCACGCCTACTTTAAGATCTCTGATCGTTTTCATGTCATGTCTCCCGTGCCTGAAGTAGTGGCGGCATCCTCCCGGGGGGAGGTTGTGGCGGCCGGTGCCGTCGCCGTGTCCCGTGTGGGACAATGAGGACCGCCTTGATCTTGTAGGAGCATAGCCGGTGCCAAAACCGTAACCTGCTGAATTACGGCACATTGAACCCAACCGGGACAATCCCGGTTGTCCCCCTGCGGGACAGTGTGTGCGCGAGCGGGACAAGCTGAGGGGGGACTGGCTCCGCCAGGTGCCTGTCCCCTTGGGGCAGAGAGGAGCGTTCCGCTAGAGGGACAGGCACCTGACGGAGCCAGTCCCTTCTGCCGCACAACGCCGGAAAGAGGATTCATCGAGAAGGGATCAGGAACGGTAGAAGGCCTTGCGGTTCACCTTGAGCAGTTGGGACGCCTTGGACTTGTTGCCGCCGCAGCGCTCGAGCGTGATGCCGAGGATCTGCTCGTTCAAGGCGTCGAGGGAAAGCTCATCGACGGGAAGGGTGAGGTGGTAGCTGACGCGACTGGCGTCGGCGGCGCCATCTTCATTGCCGGATTCCTGCACCGCCTCCGGCGCGGCGCCGGCAAGCCCCAGGTGGACGGGGCGGATCAACTCGTTGTCGGTGAGGATGGCGGCCCGCTCCAGGCAGTTGCGCAGCTCGCGGACGTTGCCCGGCCAGCGGTACTCGAGCATCACGTCCATGGCCTGCAGGGAGATCCCGGGCAGCGGCTTGCCCAGGTGCTGGCGCAGTTGCTCCAGGATGTGGCCGCACAGGATGGGGATGTCGTCCTTTCTCTGCGAAAGCGGCGGGATGGTCAGGGGGAAGACGTTGATGCGGTGGTAGAGGTCCTCGCGGAAGCGCCCTGCCTCCACCAGGTCCGCGAGGCTGCGGTTGGTGGCCACGATGACGCGGCAGGCGACGGGAATGGGGGTGTTGCTGCCGATCTTCTCGAAGACCCGCTCCTGGAGCACGCGCAGCAGCTTCGCCTGCAGGGGAAGCGGCATGTCCCCGATCTCGTCCAAGAGGATGGTCCCCTTCCTGGCCAGGCTGAACTTCCCTTCCCGGTCGCGGTCGGCACC
It encodes the following:
- a CDS encoding methyl-accepting chemotaxis protein encodes the protein MKTIRDLKVGVKLAVGFACVAVIAAVIGYIGIRVTNNLNREGKRTYETVTVPLSELASMAVSFQRVRINVRDALETTDTAKRKEYVDTAVALRQKITELSAQYEKTIASEEGRRLYNEFTVARADYLKYVDRMFELDRAGKGSEAKEILHGVGKDAALRQQKLLDQLIQLKETQGQQTAHKNEQSATQAAEMIATLLALGLILALVLGVVITRLITRPLDKAVQVANRLAEGDLTVDVVVDSKDETGQLQAAMGHMVQSLRGLVSQTVQISSSIASASTQLQGTSAQIATGAEEVASQTGTVATGSEEMAATSADIARNCVLAAEASRQSTESANQGAKVVQETIVGMDEIAGRVRRTSKTVEALGQRSEEIGDIVGTIEDIADQTNLLALNAAIEAARAGEQGRGFAVVADEVRALAERTSKATKEIGAMIKAIQGETRDAVRAMDEGVQEAEKGAASSQRSGQALEEILRCISEVSLQVSQIATAAEQQTATTTEVTSNIQQITDVVQHTARGAEETAMAAAQLARQADELQTLVARFRVA
- a CDS encoding sigma-54-dependent transcriptional regulator — translated: MPHTTKILAVDDEPVFRFLLERQLREIGYDVLTAADGLQALEILERQTVDLVLSDLVMPRMDGLQLIGSVQKLYPATPIIVITAHGSVESAVEAMRRGAYDYLEKPYEPEDLRITIRRALDYQRVVQENEQIKGLLTERFTFQSIVTVNPAMKQVLELAARVAAARQTTVAIYGESGSGKEVLARAIHFAGNGLPAEFVAVNCAAIPEHLMESELFGHVRGAFTGADRDREGKFSLARKGTILLDEIGDMPLPLQAKLLRVLQERVFEKIGSNTPIPVACRVIVATNRSLADLVEAGRFREDLYHRINVFPLTIPPLSQRKDDIPILCGHILEQLRQHLGKPLPGISLQAMDVMLEYRWPGNVRELRNCLERAAILTDNELIRPVHLGLAGAAPEAVQESGNEDGAADASRVSYHLTLPVDELSLDALNEQILGITLERCGGNKSKASQLLKVNRKAFYRS